A window from Anser cygnoides isolate HZ-2024a breed goose chromosome 1, Taihu_goose_T2T_genome, whole genome shotgun sequence encodes these proteins:
- the MIEF1 gene encoding mitochondrial dynamics protein MIEF1, translating into MAGAGQRKGKKDDNGIGTAIDFVLSNARLVLGVGGAAMLGIATLAVKRMYDRAISAPSSPTRLSQSGKRSWEEPNWLGSSSRLLTQDMKANLSRSLQTLPTDPSAADADFFRPTKPKPSAKRSQVELKKSRLRLSLQEKLFAYYRRKVAIPADEQARAKQAAVDICAELRSFLRAKLPDMPLRDMYLSGSLYDDLQVVTADHIQLIVPLMLEQNLWSCIPGEDTIMNIPGFYLVRRENLEYFPRGSSYWDRCVVGGYLSPKAVAETFEKVVAGSINWPAIGTLLDYVIRPAAPPSDLTLEVQYDPERHLFIDFLPSLTLGDIVLVAKPHRLAQNDNLWRLSLRPAETARLRALDQCDSGCRCLCLKIFKAVCKSNPALGHLTASQLTNVILHLAQEESDWSQDVLADRFLQALKGLIRYLEAGVLPSALNPKVNLFSELTPEEVDELGYTLYSSLSEPEVLLQT; encoded by the exons ATGGCAGGCGCTGGGCAGCGCAAAGGCAAGAAGGACGACAATGGCATCGGCACGGCCATCGACTTCGTGCTGTCCAACGCCCGGCTCGTGCTGGGCGTGGGTGGAGCGGCGATGCTGGGCATTGCCACGCTGGCCGTCAAACGG ATGTACGACCGGGCGATCAGTGCTCCCAGCAGCCCCACCCGCTTGAGCCAGTCagggaagaggagctgggaagagcccAACTGGCTGGGGTCCTCCTCGCGCTTACTGACCCAGGACATGAAGGCCAACCTCAGCCGCTCCCTGCAGACCCTTCCCACCGATCCTTCGGCCGCTGACGCAG ACTTTTTCCGACCCACAAAGCCCAAGCCATCTGCCAAGAGGAGTCAAGTGGAGCTGAAAAAATCCCGCCTTCGTCTGTCTCTGCAAGAAAAGCTCTTCGCCTATTACCGGAGGAAGGTAGCTATCCCAGCAGACGAGCAGGCCCGGGCCAAGCAAGCAGCCGTGGACATCTGTGCCGAGCTGCGCAGCTTCCTCCGTGCCAAGCTGCCGGACATGCCGCTGCGTGACATGTACCTCAGTGGCAGCCTGTATGACGACCTGCAG GTAGTGACAGCCGACCACATCCAGCTCATTGTCCCTCTCATGCTGGAGCAGAACCTATGGTCGTGCATCCCCGGGGAGGACACTATCATGAACATTCCTGGCTTCTACTTGGTGCGTCGGGAAAACCTGGAGTACTTTCCCCGTGGGAGCAGCTACTGGGACCGCTGTGTGGTGGGAGGTTACCTTTCCCCCAAAGCTGTAGCAGAGACTTTTGAGAAAGTTGTAGCTGGCTCTATCAACTGGCCAGCAATCGGGACTCTCTTGGATTACGTGATCCGTCCGGCAGCTCCCCCGTCAGATTTGACGCTGGAAGTCCAGTACGATCCCGAACGGCATCTTTTTATTGACTTCCTGCCATCCCTGACGCTGGGTGACATCGTCCTCGTGGCCAAACCCCATCGGCTGGCCCAGAATGACAATCTGTGGCGACTGAGCCTGCGGCCAGCAGAAACAGCTCGCCTCCGGGCCCTGGACCAGTGCGATTCTGGCTGCCGTTGCTTGTGCCTGAAGATCTTCAAAGCGGTCTGCAAGTCGAACCCAGCCCTGGGTCACCTCACCGCCAGCCAGCTCACCAACGTCATCCTGCACCTGGCCCAGGAGGAGTCCGACTGGTCCCAGGACGTGCTGGCCGATCGCTTCTTGCAGGCGCTGAAGGGGCTGATCCGCTACTTGGAGGCGGGCGTCCTCCCCAGCGCCCTGAACCCCAAGGTGAACTTGTTTTCGGAGCTCACCCCGGAAGAAGTGGATGAATTGGGCTACACCCTCTACAGCTCCCTCTCAGAGCCAGAGGTCTTGCTGCAGACGTAA